The Flavobacterium sp. 1 genome contains the following window.
AAAAGCAGATTAACCTGCTCCACGGTCATATATCCCTCATCAAAATGTGAGGTGTTTTCTAATGAAAAAGGCAATTCCCTAACGGTAAAATCTTCGCTTGGATGCACATATTCCACTTTGGGGAAAGGCGGTGGAGTTTGCTGTAACATCCAGCCAATTTCTTCTTCGCCTTTGCGCATTTCAATCCAATCACTTTCGGTAAGAATGTCTAATGCATTTGGGAACAGAACGTTTTCTTCAACTCCCATCAGTCTATAAATTCCGTCCACCAAAAAAGGCGTGTTGCTTCCTACTCTTTCAGGATTATCCGTTTTGAGATAATACTGAATCAAACGGAACTGTTCTCGCAAATTATCATGAAACGACCACATTCCCTGCGATGGTCCAACCCAGCCTTTTTTCTCCAAAAAAGGAAAAAGCTGATTTTCTTTGCGGGCAAACCGTTTTTCTATGGTAAACAACTGATTGAATATATTGGTATATTTTGCTAAATCAATCAACGGGTTAACGTTTGTAATCTCTTGCAAAAGAGACACTATTAATTCTTTTTCCTGAAAGTAATTCCAAACTGGATGACCTTCTGGCAATACTGGTGTGTGAACTGTTTCTGTCATTTTAATTAAATTTTATTTTTCACCATTCCCTTTTTCTAAAAGTTTTTTAAACCATTAAGAGATTTGGAAACGTTTCAAATCATCCAACTTATGCCTTAATCTTTCTTAATTCCTTAATGGCTCAATAAAAAAATGGTTCTTGTATTCTTATTTTTGGTGTTTTATCTTTTCGTATAATTTCACTAACGACTGCA
Protein-coding sequences here:
- a CDS encoding DUF438 domain-containing protein; this translates as MTETVHTPVLPEGHPVWNYFQEKELIVSLLQEITNVNPLIDLAKYTNIFNQLFTIEKRFARKENQLFPFLEKKGWVGPSQGMWSFHDNLREQFRLIQYYLKTDNPERVGSNTPFLVDGIYRLMGVEENVLFPNALDILTESDWIEMRKGEEEIGWMLQQTPPPFPKVEYVHPSEDFTVRELPFSLENTSHFDEGYMTVEQVNLLFRTMPLDLTYVDENDRVIFYNRGEERVFPRSAGIIGREVKFCHPPKSVGTVLKILDEFRKGTQNESSFWINYKERLIYIRYFAVRDANKNYKGVIEMSQDITDIKKIEGEKRLLDWE